One genomic window of Pelagicoccus enzymogenes includes the following:
- a CDS encoding discoidin domain-containing protein, translated as MGRPLRGRPAARGAASPPVARGAADPPETDNPNYRIMKKTLLTLAAVSAASILAAADKAPIELDYPAPFLSGTPVPIVLPNLESPDAPQPTVLAPAGVSNIAFGKEVTSSDDFPIIGELELVTDGDKESEEGYFVELAQGPQWVQIDLESTATIYGLGLWHFHTQKRAYVDVVVQLSDDESFESGVTTVFNNDHDNSLGFGAGRDMAYVETNKGKLIGAKETKARYVRLYSDGNTSNEMNHYVEVEVFGEY; from the coding sequence GTGGGACGTCCGCTCCGCGGCCGTCCTGCTGCCCGCGGAGCGGCCAGCCCACCCGTCGCCCGCGGAGCGGCCGACCCACCTGAAACAGATAATCCAAATTACCGAATTATGAAAAAGACATTGCTGACCCTGGCCGCCGTATCCGCGGCCTCGATACTGGCCGCGGCCGACAAGGCCCCCATCGAGCTGGACTACCCGGCTCCCTTCCTCTCCGGCACTCCGGTGCCCATCGTGCTGCCCAATCTGGAGTCTCCCGACGCCCCCCAGCCCACCGTCCTGGCCCCCGCCGGGGTCTCCAACATCGCCTTCGGCAAGGAAGTCACCTCCTCGGACGACTTCCCCATCATCGGCGAGCTCGAGCTGGTGACCGACGGGGACAAGGAGTCGGAGGAAGGCTACTTCGTGGAGCTGGCCCAGGGCCCGCAATGGGTGCAGATCGACCTGGAGAGCACAGCGACGATCTACGGGCTCGGCCTGTGGCACTTCCACACCCAGAAGCGCGCCTACGTGGACGTGGTGGTGCAGCTCTCCGACGACGAGTCGTTCGAGAGCGGCGTGACGACGGTCTTCAACAACGACCACGACAACTCGCTGGGCTTCGGGGCGGGCCGGGACATGGCCTACGTGGAGACCAACAAGGGCAAGCTGATCGGCGCGAAGGAGACGAAGGCCCGCTACGTTCGCCTGTACTCCGACGGCAACACCAGCAACGAGATGAACCACTACGTCGAGGTGGAAGTCTTTGGAGAGTACTAG